Part of the Nostoc sp. ATCC 53789 genome, ATTTGCAAGTGCCAGTTACCCTGTGATTGTACACAAATTCGTTGGAACACTTTATTTTACAGCCCTTTTATTCATAGCGCGGTGATGTTCCAAAAATCCTCTGTTTTAGAGCAGATTGGATTCTACAATAAAGTTGCTATTCATGCTGAAGATTATGAATTATGGTGTAGAATTGCCCTTCGTCTAAAAATTGCAAATTTAAGCGATTATCTAATACAGTGGCGAATACATCCCTCATCTGTAACAGCTACCTATGAAAATATACAACAAGATACAACGCTTTGGATTCAGATTAGCAATATAGAACATTTATTGGGAGCGGAAGAAGTTAAGAGGTGGAGTAATGGAATACACCTTAAATCAATAATTGCTTTATGGCTTGGTGAGCTAGAAGAACTAAAGGATCTGAATCTACAACAGCTTAATCAAGTTATAGAACGAATATTTCACTTACATCATGCTTTCTGTAATTACTACAAACTCGATTGGGAAGAATCTAAAAAACATCGTAATGAAGTTTTGATTTATCTTAGTACTCAGCTATTAGAGCTAGCTTACGACGGCTTAGAGCGAGAAGAATATAATACTTTACAGCTTTTAAATATAGCTTTTCGCCTGAATTTTAGCATTCTGCTGACTAAAAAAACTATGCTTTTATTTATTAAATTAATTATAGGAACGCGGTTATTCAGAGAGATTCGACAGATGACTCAATATAAATTTAGACTAGAACAAGACTAATATTTGTGATGAAACAAATTTCTACAAATCAATATTGCAATCTTCAGTAATACAACAATAATTTCATGAGGTACTATGGATATAGCCTACATTATATCAGCATATAAATATCCACAGCAATTAATACGTCTAGTCAATAGATTAAATGCAGATAAAACGTCTTTTTTGATTCATGTAGATAAAAAAACAAATAATAAAATATATCAAGAAATGGTTCAAGGGCTATCCAAGTATTCAAATGTTTGTTTTCTTGATAGACACAAATGCTATTGGGGCAATTTTGGTCATGTTTTAGCTTCTATAAAAGGAATCAAAAAAATATTTGATAGTAATATATCTTGTGATTACATTATTCTGTTGACTGGACAATGTTATCCTATTAAATCTAACAAAAAAATCCAAGATTTCTTAAAACAGTTGAATTATCATTCTCTTGTAAATTTCTCTCCTTTACCAAATGATGCATGGATAAATCTAATGGATAGAATTGAATATTTTCATTTCAATCTTTTTAATAAACGCTTTCGCTTTCCAGTTTCATTGTTTCAACACCAATTAAAACGCAAATTTCCTAAAGGCTTTAAACCATATGGTGGTTCTTCATATTGGTGTGTTTCACGAGAACTTGCAGAATATATCAACTCATTCATAAATCATAATCCTAACTTTGTTAATTTTTTTAGAAATGTATTAATTCCTGATGAAATCTTCTTTCAAAGCATTGTCATGAATTCGCCCTTCAAAGAAAAAGTAATAAGCAACCATATGACCTATACACTGTGGACGGGTTATTCGGACAATCCAGAAATATTGGGTATCAATGATTTTAATAAGTTGTCTCAATCACCTTGTTTATATGCCCGAAAATTTGATGCTACTAAAGATTCTAAAATATTGGATTTAATCGACAAATATCTTTTGGAATCATAAAATGAACAGCAATTCACTAGTGTCTGTAATTACTATTTTTTTCAATGCCGAGCAATTTATTCAAGAAGCAATAGAAAGTGTATTTGCCCAAACCTACAAAAATTGGGAACTATTATTGGTCGATGATGGTTCTACGGACGGTAGTACTGTAATTGCTCGTGAGTATGCGAAAAAATATCCAGAAAAAGTTCGTTATCTAGAACATGAAGGGCACCAAAATCGAGGTATGAGTGCTACTCGCAATCTGGGCATCCGTAACGCTAAAGGTGAGTATATCGCTTTTCTAGATGCTGATGATGTTTGGTTAGCGCCAAACTTAGAACAACAAGTATCAATACTCCATACTCACCCTGAAGCCGGTATGGTTTATGGTAATACTCAATATTGGTATAGCTGGACAGGAAATCCAGAGGATACTCAAAAAGAATTTTGTGACAAGGTGGCAGAAGTAACTAAAAAACCTAATACTTTGTTCAAACCTCCAACACTACTGACCATCTTTTTACAAAAGAGCGGCGCTGTACCTTGTACCTGTAGCCTCATGGTCAAACGAGAAATACTAGAGGCGATCGCCGGATTTGAAGAGAGCTTTCGTGGACTCTATGAGGATCAAGTTTTTTATGCCAAAGTTTGTCTGAAAGCGCCTGTATTTGTAACGAATGAATGTTGGGCAAAATATCGACAGCATCCAAACTCCTGCTGTTCTAGTACCCATAACACAAAGCACGAATATGAAGGACGGTTGTTTTTTTTGAAATGGTTAGAGAAGTATTTGACTGAACAGGGAGCCAAAGATACAGAGGTCTGGCAAGCTCTTCAAAAACACTTATGGGCTTATCACCATCCAATGTTGTCAAAACTAACAAAGCCTACTCAACATTTTGTCGAAAAGATGACTTTTAACTTTACAAACCTAATTCTCATGAATAAAAAACAATTGAAGGAAATTGCACAGCAAACATTACCATCACCTCTCTACCATGTATTACGTTCTCAATTTGTTGGAGAGAAATATAGTCCACCAACGGGGATGGTAAATTTTGGCTCCCTACGACGGTTGACTCCTATCAGTCGGGCTTTTGGTTACAATCGAGGCCTTCCCATTGATCGCTACTATATTGAAAAATTTCTTGAGCGTCAGGCTAATGATGTCCAAGGACGAGTATTGGAGATTGGAGATGCATCATATACACGGAGATTTGGTGGCGATCGCGTTACTCAAAGTGACGTACTACATGTAATCGAAGGGAACCCAGAGGCAACTATCATCGGCGATCTGACTAACGCAGACCATATTCCATCAGATGCTTTTGACTGTGTGGTTCTAACGCAGACATTGCACCTTCTCTACAATATGCAAGCAGCTCTAGCAAATCTCTACCGCATCTTGAAACCCGGCGGTGTTTTACTAGTAACCGTTCCTGGTATTAGCCAAGTGGTCAAATGCGAATGGGGTGATGATTGGTGTTGGGCGTTAACGGCTCAATCAGCACGCTTGTTATTTGAAGAGAAATTTCCTAAAACTAATGTTCAAGTTGAAACTCATGGTAATGTTCTAGCTGCGATCGCCTTTTTGCAAGGACTTGCTGTCAAAGATTTACGCCAGAAAGAACTCGATTACCAAGATGATGAATACCAAGTATTAATTACTGTTAGAGCAGTAAAACCAGAGGTGGCATCATGAATATCAGCTTAGTTAAGAAACTGCCAACTCCTGTATACCATTGGCTGCGAGATATCCGGTATGGTCGCTCACCAGTGGGAAAAATAAACCTTGGTAGCTTAGGACGAGTCAAGCCAATTAGACCTAACTTCGGTTTAGATCGGGGTTCAGTGATTGACCGCTACTATATTGAAAATTTTCTGGCTCGTTATGCTGAAGATATTCAAGGACATGTACTAGAGATTAAGGAACCCCTCTACACAAACAAATTTGGTGGCGATCGCATCACAAAAAACGACGTACTTCACGTAGAACCAGGTAATCCCCAAGCAACTATTGTTGCAGATTTAACTAAGGCAGACCATCTCCCATCCAACACCTTCGAGTGCATTATCCTGACTCAAACACTGCCATTTATCTATGATGTCCGAGCCGCAATTAAAACTCTTCACCGTATTCTCAAGCCAGGGGGTGTTTTACTCGCCACTGTACCAGGTATTACCCAAATCAGTGATGATGATATGACTCGTTGGGGTCAATACTGGAGTTTCACGACTCTCTCCACACGGCGATTACTTGAGGAAGCTTTTGACCAAGACAAAATACAAGTTACAGCTTATGGAAACGTGTTGAGTGCGATCGCTTTTCTGCACGGCATTGTAACTGAAGAACTAGAGCAATCAAAACTAGACTATCAAGACCCTGAGTACCAGGTTTTAATTACAGCTAGAGCTGTGAAATAGTGAAACCAATGATTCTAGGCAAACTCAACAACAAAGTTCGATACACTGTTCAGCAGTTAAAAAATAAAATTTTCCCTGGTGCGCTCATCTTAATGTATCACCGCGTAGCTGAAGCAGATTCAGACCCTTGGTCATTATGTGTGACACCAAAACACTTCGCTGAACACTTAGAAGTTTTGCGACAATATGGCTATCCTCTGCATTTACAACAATTGACCAAAAGGCTTAGCGATCGCCAATACATAAATCGGTCAATTGTCGTTACATTTGATGATGGTTACGCAGATAACTTCTATCATGCCAAACCATTATTAGAAAAGTACGATATCCCAGCAACAGTGTTTGTTACGACTGGCGGTATTGACCAAAAGCGTGAATTTTGGTGGGATGAACTAGAACAACTGTTATTACAACCTGACATCTTACCGGACTTACTCCGGTTAAATATTCATGGTAAAACCTACCAATGGAAATTAGGAGAAGCAACACATTATAGTGAAGCCGACCATCAGCGCGATCGCCATTGTCGGATGGGCAGAAAACTAAGACAATATCCTACTCTGCGACACACCCTCTATCGCTCACTTTATCAACTGTTGCAGTTTTTGCCCATCTATGAGCGAAATAAGCTGCTAGATGAACTAGCTATCTGGGCAAACGCTGAACCTGTAGGACGATCAACCCATCGCTCTCTTTCCAAGGAGGAGATGCTTGCATTAGAGTCAGGGGGACTGATCGAAATTGGTGCCCACACTGTAACACACCCCTTTCTTTCTCAACTTCCCATAGCCTCGCAACAAGATGAAATTCAGCACAGTAAAGACTACCTGGAGAAAATATTAGGGCATGTAATCACGAGTTTTTCGTATCCTCATGGTAGTTATACAAATGAGACTACTTCTATCGTCCAAGAAACTGGATTTACCTGCGCTTGTTCTAGCATAGTTGGTAAAGTTCAACAGAATAGCAGCTTTTTTCTGTTACCTCGTGTTGTGGTTGAAGATTGGGACGGAGAAACCTTTGCCCATTGGTTGTCAAGGTTCTTTTAATTATGACTAGCAAACCTCTGATTTCTTGCATCATCATCTTCTTCAATGCTGGTGATAAGTTTTTTGTGGAAGCAATAGAAAGCGTATTTGCTCAGACTTATGAAAACTGGGAACTATTACTAGTAGATGATGGCTCTACCGATGTTAGTACAAACATTGCTTTAAGCTACACACAAAAATCTCCTGAAAAAGTTCGTTACTTAGAACACAAAGGACATCAAAATCGCGGCATGAGTGCAACTCGCAACTTAGGTATCCGCCACGCCAAAGGCGAATATATTACCTTTTTAGATGCCGATGATATCTGGATACCGCAAACTTTAGAGGAACAAGCCGCTATTCTAGATTCCCATCCTGAAGTTGCTATGGTTTATGGACCAATTCAGTGGTGGTACAGCTGGACTGGAAATCCTCAAGATATGAGACGTGACTTTTTAGACATCCCTATTGTGTCTGTGAAGGACTCTAGAGTACAGATTGATACTATAATCCAGCCACCAATGCTGTTCCTGCTCTCATTAAAAATGAAAATTTGCATATCAGGAATGTTAGTACGCCGCCAGGTAATAGAAAAAGTCGATGGTTTTGAAGAGACATTTCGAGGTTTGTACGAAGATCAGGTTTTTTGTGCAAAGGTTTGTCTGCAATTTCCTGTATTCGTAGCCAGTAAGTTTTGGTATAAATATCGACAGCATCCTAATAGTTGTTGCCACACAGCATCAGAGCAAAAAGGTAAAGAATACACTGCGCGTCTCAATTTCTTAAACTGGTTAGAACAGTATTTAATTGTACAGGGTATCAAAGACGGCAAACTATGGGGTGCATTCAGAAAGGAAAAACTACTAGTTGTTCATCCAATTTTGTACTTTTTATTTCATAAGACTAGGTATCTCAAGTGGAAAATTAAAAAACTTAGTGAGTTACAAACACTTCTGACAAAGAGAGCCATTAAATTTGTCTATTCCTACAAATTACTCAGTTTGAATAGAAATGAGACGAAATGAGTTACAGAACATGTATTTCCGGCAATATGACCTTCTTTAATGAACAATTTGGAAGCCAAAATCAATTAGTAGTGATTCAGACCCATCATGAAGAATGTTCAGCAATAGCTGTTCCAGTAGAGCCGCACCACAGGCTAGGGTAGACTAACAAATCATAGATTTGGTGTGGCGTTTCTCTATAAGTAGTTGGACAGAATTAATTACACAATGTCATTGCGAATGAAGCGAAGCGGAATGAAGCAATCGCAAGGGTTGGCATTGCTTCGCTCGCAATGACTGTAAATATTTTTGTCTACTTACTTATAAATAAGCTCTGCCCGATCTGATAGGAAACAGAGTAATGCAGATATGAACGAAAGTTCATGTCTAAACCTGATGAGAATATTTGTTTTTAAATACACTCCAAAATTATGCACTTTATTGTCACTGGTGGAGCCGGCTTTATCGGCTCCCATCTGACAGAACAGCTTCTGTCAGATGGTCATCATGTCACTGTCGTTGATAATCTATCAACAGGTAGCTTGCAAAACCTACCTGAGCATCCTCGTCTCAAGCTACTAATAAAAGATATATCCAGATGTCAACCCCAGGATTTTACCGAGCAGATTGATGGACTTGCCCATTTAGCAGCTACCCCATCAGTTACTCAATCTTGGCTGCAACCACTAAAGGCTCATCACAATAATCTTTCTGCAACGATCGCTGTAATTCAACTTTGTCAGGCCTTAAATATTCCCAGGTTAGTTTTTGCTAGTTCAGCAGCTGTATATGGTAATCCAACGCAACTACCAATTTCAGAAAATCAACAGACTTACCCCATTTCTCCCTATGGTTTACAAAAACTGGTATGCGAACAATATGCCAGATTGTTTGCCAAACAATTAGGTTTTTCGTTTGTAGGATTGCGCCTGTTTAATGTATTTGGCCCTAGACAACAACCTCATTCCCAATACTCTGGTGTAATTTCCATCTTTGTGGATGCTATGCAGCAAGGTTTACCCTTGACTATTTATGGAGATGGTACTCAAACGCGAGATTTTATATATGTTAAAGATGTGGCAAATGGCTTTACCAAAGCTTTAACTACTCCTCTAGAATCAGGATCTTCTTTAATTTGTAACTTAGGTAATGGAAAAAATACCTCTTTGATTGAACTAGTTAATATTCTCAAAACTTGTTTTCCTCAACACCAATCAGCAACTAATTTTATGCCTGCCCGTCCAGGGGACATTCAGCATTCACAAGCTTATATCTCAAATGCATATTCAATGTTAGGCTTTACACCTGAGTGGTCGCTAAAATCGGGTCTACAGACTTTGATTGAATTACGCGAGACATCTTTAGTTGGCTAATTTCCGAGGGGCAGTATCGATTATCCCTCTCTGAAGAAACACTGTGCGTAAAGCTTATCCCTCTTTTGTCAATCTAGGCAGAGTAAAAGTAGAAATAAGGGATATTGAAGTTTTGAAAAATTGAGCAAGTCAGATTATTAACAATCATTTTAAGTTGAAAAAACCCTCAGATAACTTAGGGATTCTAAAGACCATTAACCAAGGTTTAATTAAGTTAAATAGTGTAAATGGCTGAAGTATCAAACGCAGGTTATTTAGAATACTATTCCAACTATTGCGTTGATCCCAGCAAGGATGTGATGAGAATCTATATTCAGATTGTGGTGGGAATTTTAGCAGTTGTTCTCAATGTTGACTAATCAACAGATAGGCACTAAAAACAATTTCCCACCATTTCTCTATTTGTGAATAATGAGTTAGACGAAAATCGACCCATCCTAATTCATTTTTACTTTGTTTTAAACCATATTCTGGTTCTTGGCAACTTTTGGTGATCTAGGTTGGGGGAAGGCAGAGGGCAGAGGGCAGAAGGCAGAAGGAAGAAAGGAATAAGTAGTAAGTTCAAGCTTTAAGTTTGTTTAAACTTGCAACTAATATACTTTGCATTTCCTCAACTTCATTTAATAGGGGTGTGAAAAGATTTTTCTCGGCTAAGTCTACTTCTTTCGCAATGATTAATTGCGTATCTAGTTCTCTCAAAGAACCTAACGCAATATGTAAGAACTGGATATATTCTGGCTTGGAACGCCTACCATAGCCTTCAGCTATATTAGATGCTACAGACACGGATGAACGACGTATTTGACTAGTTAAACCATACAATTCTGATTGAGGAAATAGGCGGGTAAATTTATAACAATTGATAGCAAGTTGAACTGCTCTTTGCCAGATAAACTGATTTCTATAACTCATATAATCAAGTGTAAATTGACAAAATTTTGTCCTCAAATAGCTAACAAAAACCGTCGCTCCAGTAAATCTATTTTGGCGCGACCATACATCTGCCGCTTTAACATTTTCAGTCGATTAATATGTCCTTCAACTGGGCCATTACTAACTGACATAGTTACACCTGCTTTCACAGCATCGTAGTCAGACTCTAAACTAACAGCAAAGGAGCGCAACAAAGAAACCGAGCTGTTTTTAGCTTTGTTTAACCAAGCATCGAGCTGCTCGCTCAGACGTTGACGCACAACAGATGCAAACTGTTGAGCTAGTTCAATAGCTGACTTCAAATCAGAATGGGCTGTTTGTAGTTGAGCGATGATTTCACGCTCATTAGGCTGTATTAATTCTGGTCGTCGCAAGACTAAAGCTGTGACGCGACTGGGGGTGAGAGGACGATGGGAGGAAGAACTAACCCTGGGGGACGCGTTTTTCTTTGAACACTTTGCTGGCTCAAATCCGGGCAAGGTCTTGAGATAACGAGTGAAGCGAGCGACCGTGGCATAACCACCGATATACCCGCAGGTGCGAATTTCTTCAAACAGTTCTTGGGTGTTGTGGTTCCCGCTATTCCAGCTACTGAGGAGGTAATCTTGATTTGGGTTGAGAAGACTCAGACCGTGGTCGCTACGTTCACGACGTTCGGTAAAAGTTGAGCTACGCATTAGTGCTGTCCCGTAAGTTTTACACTTGCGAAAGCAGAAGTCGTCTACCCCAAGAGTATGTGGCGTTACGATTGGTGGCAGTGGGATTGAGCGGACTAAATTTAATACTTGAGTTTGGACTAATTGGCATTTAGCAGCAATGAATAGAAAGCAAGAAAAAGTTACCCAACTTCTTTTAGAGGCTGAGTTAAGTTGAATCGTTGAAAAAGAAGCAGAAACTAAGCAGCAGTTAGATCAGCGTTCTTAAGTGATTCTTCGGTTTTAGGTTTTTTAGATGCGTGTTTTTTGACAGTGGGATAACGCTTACGCGAAGGTGGCTGATGCCCTTGGGCACGCCCAGGTGATTTACCGCGAGTTTTCGGGGGTTGAGCAGGAGTGCCAATAGTGGCTAAAATTAGAGGAAAGGCTTGTGCTACGCGTCCTGGAGACAGTTTATCCTGAGTCGATTGCCAAGGCAAGGGGGAATCAATACAGGCAAGTCTAGCTAGCCATAATTGCCAAGTTAACAATGGCATCAGGTCACTCCATCGCTCTGCTGCCTGAGTAGAGCCAAGCTGAGGCTGTGTCCAATATAACCTCTGCTTGGCAAATCGATACCAATGTTCTAGAGCAAAGCGGCGGAGGTATTTTTGCCAGAGATCCTCTAATGGAGGCATTGTCTGACCCAACCAAGCTAGCCATAAGGGTTGGAACTTACGATTGCGTCCAACTGGTTGGATCACCTCGACGCGAATGATTTCCATTGCCCGGTTTGGAGATTGAAGAAAATGAAACCCACTCCAGCGCATGACTTTTACTCGACCAACTTGCGGGTCTTCAACTTCTAGAGTTTCAGTTACCTCTGCCCAAGTTTCCGAGTCATTGAACTTAAACTTATGACCATGTTTACACGGTGCGCCTCGTCCTTTGTAAGTACCGGGTGTACCCCATACGCATCGGTTAGAAGCTAAACGCAGCAACAGGTCTGCGTCAATCTTCTCCGTGGCTTGGACAAATTTGGCGTTGCCGTAGCCTCGGTCATAAGCAGCAAGCGGTCTTTTGCCTAACTCACGGGTTATTTGTTTAAGTTGGAATGCGGCTTTACTTGTTGGCGTTTCAAAGCTGGTGATCCGTTCGTGCTTTAACGGCAATGCCCAACTCCCATCCGCTTCTGGTATCCACGCTAACGTACTGTAACTTTGTCCGATGCCTATGCTTCCCCTGGAGTCCCCATGAAAAGTTCTTTCTTTTAGTGTCTTCGCTTCTGGTCTTGCCCAAAAGCTATGATCTCCTGCTAGAAATGGCTGTTCATCCGTCACTACCTCCTGTACCAGTAGCTTCATCAGTTTTCTTTTTGGTGGACGACTATCATGTAGTGCTGCATAAATGCTCGACCATTGCCGTCGAAATACTGGGCTTTGTGACAAGCTTACAAACGATGGGATACTCGGACTTGTTAATACTGCATCCATCAATTCAAATACTGCATCTTTGGCCTTTCCCAAACAATCGTAGATACCTTGGCGGAATTTTTCTAGTTGTGTCAGGATCATCACGTCAATGATTTATCGATTACTTTCATTGACTTTACGGCAGTCAGTGTTACTGCTGACTGCTTTTCTCTAGCTTTTTAGTCCAAACTCCAGTTAATAGTGTGTTGCGAGAAACTTTTATCCCCCATTGCTGTAAGAGTCTTTCCCCTGCTGCACCACCATTAGCTAAACCAATCACACTCAGTCGTTGAGCTAAACGTAGAGTTCTTCTAGCCCAAGGCGTGGTTACATTGGTCAGCCTTTCTGTAAAAATGCGCCGTTTACACAATCTATTGATGCAAAAAAACTTCCTTACCCGTAACTGTAAGGTAATGCTGTAATCAGCCCAAGGCAAGTCTGCTAACTTGCGCTCGTAGCGACTATGAATTCTGTGAGTTGGTTGGTTACAAACTGGACAATTAACTACTGTTCTGATTACAGAAATAATCAACTTTATCTGAGTTTTTATTTCGTCAACAAGCCAACTCTCAAGTTTCAGGTTTGTTGAATCTGGTAAGAGGTGAGCTAGCACCGACATAGGGCTTGCTGAGGCTTATCCCTCAAATGTTTGATGGAGTGAAGTTTGAAGTCTCTTAATTATATCTTTTTTCCTTCCGACTTCTGCCTTCTGCCCTCTGCCTTCCCCCAACCTAGATCACCAAAAGTTGCCAAGAACCCATATTCTACCCAAGTTCTTATTTTACATCAGAAACACATCCTATATGTAGGTACTTAAAACAGAGCAAACGCATCTACGTATAGTACATAATTACTAAAAGAGAGATAAAGGCAGCGATCGCTGATGGTATAGGGTTAAGCAATGAGGCTTTGATGGTAAAGTCATTGTAAAAATAGTAATATTGCCCCAGTTTGCGTGAAGCTCAAGCCCAAAATCACAATTGCTGACCATTTTGCTGTGATGTCAGACCCACGAATAGATCGTACAAAACGACATAAATTGATTGACATTTTGACCATCGCTTTGTGTGCAGTGATCTGTGGAGCAGATAGTTGGGTGGCAATTGAACTATATGGCTGCACGAAATATGAATGGTTAAAAACGTTTTTGGAGTTACCAAACGGTATTCCGTCACACGATACATTTGCGCGAGTCTTTGCACAGTTAAACCCCCAACAGTTCCAAGAATGTTTTCTGTCATGGATGAGATCAATACAGAAGGTGACATCAGGGGAGATAGTAGCAATTGATGGGAAAACTTTATGTGGTTCTAAGGATAAAGCATCTGGGCAAAGTGCGATTGAAATAGTTAGTGCCTGGGCGACGACAAATAGATTGGTATTAGGTCAGGTAAAAGTAGATTCTAACTCAAATGAAATTACAGCAATCCCAGTAGGGTAAGAGCATCTCAATTAGGCTTGACATAAGGGCTGAGAGGAATCTAATGTAGAGTCAATGAAACCGGAACTGAGAACTCGAATCATGTAATCGTTATCCATACCAGTCCGTTTCATTTTTTGTCGGAGA contains:
- a CDS encoding methyltransferase domain-containing protein, whose protein sequence is MNISLVKKLPTPVYHWLRDIRYGRSPVGKINLGSLGRVKPIRPNFGLDRGSVIDRYYIENFLARYAEDIQGHVLEIKEPLYTNKFGGDRITKNDVLHVEPGNPQATIVADLTKADHLPSNTFECIILTQTLPFIYDVRAAIKTLHRILKPGGVLLATVPGITQISDDDMTRWGQYWSFTTLSTRRLLEEAFDQDKIQVTAYGNVLSAIAFLHGIVTEELEQSKLDYQDPEYQVLITARAVK
- a CDS encoding glycosyltransferase family A protein — its product is MTSKPLISCIIIFFNAGDKFFVEAIESVFAQTYENWELLLVDDGSTDVSTNIALSYTQKSPEKVRYLEHKGHQNRGMSATRNLGIRHAKGEYITFLDADDIWIPQTLEEQAAILDSHPEVAMVYGPIQWWYSWTGNPQDMRRDFLDIPIVSVKDSRVQIDTIIQPPMLFLLSLKMKICISGMLVRRQVIEKVDGFEETFRGLYEDQVFCAKVCLQFPVFVASKFWYKYRQHPNSCCHTASEQKGKEYTARLNFLNWLEQYLIVQGIKDGKLWGAFRKEKLLVVHPILYFLFHKTRYLKWKIKKLSELQTLLTKRAIKFVYSYKLLSLNRNETK
- a CDS encoding beta-1,6-N-acetylglucosaminyltransferase; translated protein: MDIAYIISAYKYPQQLIRLVNRLNADKTSFLIHVDKKTNNKIYQEMVQGLSKYSNVCFLDRHKCYWGNFGHVLASIKGIKKIFDSNISCDYIILLTGQCYPIKSNKKIQDFLKQLNYHSLVNFSPLPNDAWINLMDRIEYFHFNLFNKRFRFPVSLFQHQLKRKFPKGFKPYGGSSYWCVSRELAEYINSFINHNPNFVNFFRNVLIPDEIFFQSIVMNSPFKEKVISNHMTYTLWTGYSDNPEILGINDFNKLSQSPCLYARKFDATKDSKILDLIDKYLLES
- a CDS encoding transposase; protein product: MRSSTFTERRERSDHGLSLLNPNQDYLLSSWNSGNHNTQELFEEIRTCGYIGGYATVARFTRYLKTLPGFEPAKCSKKNASPRVSSSSHRPLTPSRVTALVLRRPELIQPNEREIIAQLQTAHSDLKSAIELAQQFASVVRQRLSEQLDAWLNKAKNSSVSLLRSFAVSLESDYDAVKAGVTMSVSNGPVEGHINRLKMLKRQMYGRAKIDLLERRFLLAI
- a CDS encoding NF041680 family putative transposase, coding for MILTQLEKFRQGIYDCLGKAKDAVFELMDAVLTSPSIPSFVSLSQSPVFRRQWSSIYAALHDSRPPKRKLMKLLVQEVVTDEQPFLAGDHSFWARPEAKTLKERTFHGDSRGSIGIGQSYSTLAWIPEADGSWALPLKHERITSFETPTSKAAFQLKQITRELGKRPLAAYDRGYGNAKFVQATEKIDADLLLRLASNRCVWGTPGTYKGRGAPCKHGHKFKFNDSETWAEVTETLEVEDPQVGRVKVMRWSGFHFLQSPNRAMEIIRVEVIQPVGRNRKFQPLWLAWLGQTMPPLEDLWQKYLRRFALEHWYRFAKQRLYWTQPQLGSTQAAERWSDLMPLLTWQLWLARLACIDSPLPWQSTQDKLSPGRVAQAFPLILATIGTPAQPPKTRGKSPGRAQGHQPPSRKRYPTVKKHASKKPKTEESLKNADLTAA
- a CDS encoding polysaccharide deacetylase family protein; the encoded protein is MILGKLNNKVRYTVQQLKNKIFPGALILMYHRVAEADSDPWSLCVTPKHFAEHLEVLRQYGYPLHLQQLTKRLSDRQYINRSIVVTFDDGYADNFYHAKPLLEKYDIPATVFVTTGGIDQKREFWWDELEQLLLQPDILPDLLRLNIHGKTYQWKLGEATHYSEADHQRDRHCRMGRKLRQYPTLRHTLYRSLYQLLQFLPIYERNKLLDELAIWANAEPVGRSTHRSLSKEEMLALESGGLIEIGAHTVTHPFLSQLPIASQQDEIQHSKDYLEKILGHVITSFSYPHGSYTNETTSIVQETGFTCACSSIVGKVQQNSSFFLLPRVVVEDWDGETFAHWLSRFF
- a CDS encoding glycosyltransferase; protein product: MNSNSLVSVITIFFNAEQFIQEAIESVFAQTYKNWELLLVDDGSTDGSTVIAREYAKKYPEKVRYLEHEGHQNRGMSATRNLGIRNAKGEYIAFLDADDVWLAPNLEQQVSILHTHPEAGMVYGNTQYWYSWTGNPEDTQKEFCDKVAEVTKKPNTLFKPPTLLTIFLQKSGAVPCTCSLMVKREILEAIAGFEESFRGLYEDQVFYAKVCLKAPVFVTNECWAKYRQHPNSCCSSTHNTKHEYEGRLFFLKWLEKYLTEQGAKDTEVWQALQKHLWAYHHPMLSKLTKPTQHFVEKMTFNFTNLILMNKKQLKEIAQQTLPSPLYHVLRSQFVGEKYSPPTGMVNFGSLRRLTPISRAFGYNRGLPIDRYYIEKFLERQANDVQGRVLEIGDASYTRRFGGDRVTQSDVLHVIEGNPEATIIGDLTNADHIPSDAFDCVVLTQTLHLLYNMQAALANLYRILKPGGVLLVTVPGISQVVKCEWGDDWCWALTAQSARLLFEEKFPKTNVQVETHGNVLAAIAFLQGLAVKDLRQKELDYQDDEYQVLITVRAVKPEVAS
- a CDS encoding glycosyltransferase, which encodes MPKVTVLMPVYNGEFYLREAIDSILSQTFQDFEFLIINDGSTDSTREIICSYDDPRIRLIDNDYNLGLTQSLNKGLKLAEGEFIARQDADDISEPERLVKQVDFLETHPKVALVGTWYKQIDTQGNLICKCQLPCDCTQIRWNTLFYSPFIHSAVMFQKSSVLEQIGFYNKVAIHAEDYELWCRIALRLKIANLSDYLIQWRIHPSSVTATYENIQQDTTLWIQISNIEHLLGAEEVKRWSNGIHLKSIIALWLGELEELKDLNLQQLNQVIERIFHLHHAFCNYYKLDWEESKKHRNEVLIYLSTQLLELAYDGLEREEYNTLQLLNIAFRLNFSILLTKKTMLLFIKLIIGTRLFREIRQMTQYKFRLEQD
- a CDS encoding NAD-dependent epimerase/dehydratase family protein; this encodes MHFIVTGGAGFIGSHLTEQLLSDGHHVTVVDNLSTGSLQNLPEHPRLKLLIKDISRCQPQDFTEQIDGLAHLAATPSVTQSWLQPLKAHHNNLSATIAVIQLCQALNIPRLVFASSAAVYGNPTQLPISENQQTYPISPYGLQKLVCEQYARLFAKQLGFSFVGLRLFNVFGPRQQPHSQYSGVISIFVDAMQQGLPLTIYGDGTQTRDFIYVKDVANGFTKALTTPLESGSSLICNLGNGKNTSLIELVNILKTCFPQHQSATNFMPARPGDIQHSQAYISNAYSMLGFTPEWSLKSGLQTLIELRETSLVG
- a CDS encoding four helix bundle protein, which encodes MSYRNQFIWQRAVQLAINCYKFTRLFPQSELYGLTSQIRRSSVSVASNIAEGYGRRSKPEYIQFLHIALGSLRELDTQLIIAKEVDLAEKNLFTPLLNEVEEMQSILVASLNKLKA